In Mangrovivirga cuniculi, the following proteins share a genomic window:
- a CDS encoding DUF4352 domain-containing protein, whose translation MKTKPFFLIALIAFSSLVYSCTETKSDEKSETTEEIKATVEETEVKESSPSAVENTVAYYGDVTTGKMNEVVEKEGRRIIVLEFGDAKSKFPDVSEIPEGKKLVYIKTRVENVDAEEWKSSILQFFLRDATGEEYAPSLYEVDKGEMLPQVELNKGDMSEGYIGFEVNPEIKDYCLAYTVNLGEGKMIAIDLK comes from the coding sequence ATGAAAACCAAACCATTTTTTTTAATTGCCTTGATCGCATTTTCGTCGCTGGTTTATTCTTGCACTGAAACCAAATCAGATGAGAAATCTGAAACTACCGAAGAAATCAAGGCGACTGTTGAAGAAACTGAAGTAAAAGAATCCTCTCCTTCTGCTGTTGAAAACACTGTTGCTTATTATGGTGATGTAACAACCGGTAAAATGAACGAGGTAGTAGAAAAGGAAGGTAGAAGAATCATCGTTTTAGAATTCGGTGATGCCAAATCGAAATTCCCTGACGTTTCTGAAATACCTGAAGGAAAAAAGCTTGTCTACATCAAAACGAGGGTAGAAAATGTCGATGCAGAAGAATGGAAGTCCAGTATCCTGCAGTTTTTCCTTCGTGATGCAACAGGTGAAGAATATGCTCCTTCTCTATACGAAGTTGACAAAGGAGAAATGCTTCCACAGGTAGAGCTTAACAAGGGCGATATGTCTGAGGGATATATTGGCTTTGAGGTAAATCCGGAAATAAAGGATTACTGCCTTGCTTATACAGTAAACTTAGGAGAAGGAAAAATGATCGCAATAGATCTGAAATAA
- a CDS encoding alginate export family protein produces the protein MKSFFITLLLLTAYVSFSQEFTMDLDLRDRFEYRHGFSTLFPDNTEPAAFVRQRARLKLGYVSKLLEIKLSVQDVSTWGDTRQILPSDGNDSFMLFEAWAKIYLNDYWAIQAGRQPISYDNQRILGGLDWAMQGRTHDALLVRYDKESLKGDLGFAFNQVGEPINGNDYDITGFFSYKTMQYAYLSKKWDKTVVSFLFLNNGFQAYADSANTITDGVYNRQTTGLYFSAPTGDFTFKGFGYYQSGKASQDTDLSAYDLGLEVAFSPNKTVFAAGMELLSGTDQAGDDRNRSFFPLYGTNHAFNGYMDYFYVGNHANNVGLNDYYLSTTFKPGKSNSLKMAVHYFMSNADIIGTDDRDLGTEIDLVYTHKINKNVKTQVGYSHMFATDQMSAIKGGTTNENTNNWAWVQLFVNPRLFTHNLKGEEE, from the coding sequence ATGAAATCATTTTTCATCACCCTACTTTTGTTAACTGCCTATGTCTCTTTTTCACAGGAATTTACTATGGATCTTGATCTGCGCGATCGATTTGAATACCGACATGGGTTTTCAACTTTGTTTCCCGATAATACCGAACCGGCAGCTTTTGTTCGCCAAAGGGCCAGATTGAAGCTGGGTTATGTTAGTAAACTTCTTGAGATCAAATTAAGTGTGCAGGATGTGAGTACCTGGGGAGACACCCGGCAGATTTTGCCTTCTGATGGAAATGATTCTTTTATGCTTTTTGAAGCCTGGGCGAAAATATATTTAAATGATTACTGGGCTATTCAGGCTGGAAGGCAGCCCATTTCGTATGATAATCAGCGGATACTTGGTGGATTGGATTGGGCAATGCAGGGAAGAACTCACGATGCATTATTAGTAAGGTATGATAAAGAAAGCTTAAAGGGAGATTTGGGATTTGCCTTCAACCAGGTTGGGGAACCGATAAACGGAAATGATTACGATATCACCGGATTCTTTTCTTATAAAACGATGCAATATGCTTACTTGTCCAAAAAATGGGATAAGACTGTCGTGAGCTTCTTGTTTTTAAATAACGGGTTTCAGGCTTATGCTGATTCAGCCAATACTATTACTGATGGCGTGTATAACAGGCAGACCACTGGATTGTATTTCTCCGCCCCGACCGGAGATTTTACCTTCAAAGGTTTCGGATATTACCAGTCGGGCAAGGCTAGCCAGGATACAGATCTGAGTGCTTATGACCTTGGGTTGGAAGTAGCTTTTAGTCCGAATAAAACAGTTTTTGCTGCCGGGATGGAGCTTCTGAGTGGGACAGATCAGGCAGGCGATGATAGGAACAGGTCCTTTTTTCCTCTGTATGGAACCAACCATGCTTTCAACGGGTATATGGATTATTTTTACGTAGGAAACCACGCTAACAATGTTGGGTTAAATGATTATTACCTGAGTACAACATTTAAGCCGGGAAAAAGTAATTCGTTAAAAATGGCAGTTCATTATTTTATGTCTAATGCAGATATAATCGGCACAGATGATCGTGACCTGGGAACTGAAATAGACCTTGTTTATACTCATAAGATTAATAAAAATGTAAAGACACAGGTGGGATATTCCCACATGTTTGCTACTGATCAAATGAGCGCCATAAAAGGAGGGACGACCAATGAAAATACGAACAACTGGGCCTGGGTTCAGCTATTCGTTAATCCCCGACTCTTTACACATAATTTGAAAGGGGAGGAAGAGTAA
- the nrfH gene encoding cytochrome c nitrite reductase small subunit, giving the protein MSLFKNIFPKKKSRWRTIATVSIASLLGLGAFIAYEAHVTSYLSDDPQACVNCHVMTPVYNSWMHSSHREWATCNDCHVPHDNVFNQYYFKAKDGLYHASIFTLRAEPDVIFMREESEKVVQNNCIRCHVQQITQAKYEDWIESHKSDRLDRTCWSCHRTVPHGRLHGLTTVKYNIAPVPTNQTEVVIPEWLEKEIDESKTAAK; this is encoded by the coding sequence TTGTCACTTTTTAAGAACATTTTCCCGAAGAAAAAATCCAGATGGAGGACCATAGCAACTGTCTCTATTGCCAGTTTGTTAGGACTGGGTGCTTTCATTGCTTATGAAGCACATGTCACTTCCTATCTTTCGGATGATCCACAGGCCTGTGTAAACTGCCACGTGATGACTCCAGTTTATAACAGTTGGATGCACAGTTCGCACCGGGAATGGGCTACTTGCAATGATTGCCACGTGCCGCATGATAATGTTTTCAATCAATATTACTTTAAAGCGAAAGACGGATTGTACCACGCTTCGATATTCACTCTCAGAGCCGAACCCGATGTGATTTTCATGAGGGAAGAGTCTGAGAAAGTGGTTCAAAACAATTGTATTCGCTGCCATGTACAGCAGATAACTCAAGCGAAATACGAAGACTGGATAGAGTCGCACAAATCAGACCGATTAGACAGAACATGCTGGAGTTGTCACCGCACTGTCCCTCATGGCAGGCTGCACGGATTAACTACAGTAAAATATAATATAGCACCAGTACCAACCAATCAAACAGAGGTAGTAATACCCGAATGGCTGGAAAAAGAAATTGATGAATCCAAAACCGCTGCGAAATGA
- the nrfA gene encoding ammonia-forming cytochrome c nitrite reductase has translation MKNKVLFIVTLVIVFLLGLLASSIINRKNEARYTSYVPQADIMKNDPRNEVWGEYYPQQYQSHLQTSDTNFVSFQGGSAMRDILEEDPNLVILWAGYGFSKDYNQGRGHFYSIEDIHNTLRTGGPDGPNDGPMPSTCWTCKSPDVPRLMNEIGIAEFYDGKWAAKGPQVVNPIGCADCHDANTMKLKISRPALIEAFDAMGKDIKKVTHQEMRSLVCAQCHVEYYFNKNLPGKEGTPYLVFPWKEGMSADDMEKYYDNIEFSDWTHQISKAPMLKAQHPGYETYLTGIHAKRGVSCADCHMPYKSEGGQKFTDHHIQSPLNNIQNSCQVCHREEAEKLKENVYEKQRKVKENRLALEEMLVKAHIEAKKCWDLGATEEQMESILMDIRHAQWRWDFIAAAHGATFHAPTEISRVLASGIVVAQEARVKLARLLAELGHNKPVQMPDISTKEKAQEYIGLDMEELRKDKEKFKENLLPKWLEQAREREQKWNNENVSASAQ, from the coding sequence ATGAAAAACAAAGTCCTTTTCATCGTAACCCTGGTAATCGTTTTCCTATTAGGATTACTTGCATCCAGTATCATAAATCGAAAAAATGAGGCCAGGTATACTTCCTATGTTCCCCAGGCTGATATAATGAAAAATGACCCAAGAAATGAGGTGTGGGGTGAATACTATCCGCAACAATATCAATCGCACCTTCAAACTTCTGACACGAATTTCGTTTCCTTTCAGGGTGGCTCAGCCATGCGGGATATTCTTGAAGAGGATCCTAACCTGGTAATTCTCTGGGCTGGATACGGGTTTTCTAAGGATTACAACCAGGGCCGCGGTCATTTCTATTCTATCGAGGACATTCATAATACCCTGCGTACAGGAGGACCTGACGGACCCAATGACGGACCGATGCCTTCAACATGCTGGACATGTAAAAGTCCGGATGTACCCCGGTTGATGAATGAAATAGGCATTGCTGAGTTTTACGATGGAAAATGGGCAGCAAAAGGCCCCCAGGTAGTGAATCCGATCGGTTGTGCCGATTGCCACGATGCGAATACGATGAAATTAAAGATTTCAAGGCCTGCGCTGATTGAAGCGTTTGATGCGATGGGCAAAGACATCAAGAAAGTGACTCACCAGGAAATGCGGTCTCTTGTTTGTGCTCAGTGCCATGTTGAATACTACTTTAATAAAAATTTACCTGGAAAAGAAGGCACTCCATACCTTGTGTTCCCATGGAAAGAAGGAATGAGCGCTGATGACATGGAAAAATACTATGACAATATCGAATTTTCAGACTGGACTCACCAGATAAGTAAGGCTCCGATGCTGAAAGCACAGCATCCGGGATATGAAACTTACTTAACCGGTATCCATGCCAAAAGAGGTGTTTCCTGTGCAGATTGCCATATGCCATACAAAAGTGAGGGAGGTCAGAAATTTACCGACCACCATATTCAATCTCCATTAAACAATATTCAAAACTCCTGCCAGGTGTGTCACAGGGAGGAAGCGGAAAAGCTGAAAGAAAACGTTTATGAAAAGCAACGAAAAGTAAAAGAAAACAGGTTGGCACTGGAAGAAATGTTGGTGAAAGCACACATTGAAGCCAAAAAATGCTGGGATCTTGGTGCGACAGAAGAACAAATGGAATCTATCTTAATGGATATCAGGCATGCGCAGTGGAGATGGGATTTTATCGCCGCAGCTCACGGAGCAACATTTCATGCCCCAACAGAAATATCAAGAGTATTAGCTTCGGGAATTGTTGTTGCCCAGGAAGCCCGCGTAAAACTGGCAAGGCTTTTAGCTGAACTCGGACATAATAAACCTGTCCAAATGCCCGACATATCTACTAAAGAAAAGGCCCAGGAATACATTGGCCTCGATATGGAAGAGCTCAGAAAAGATAAAGAAAAATTCAAGGAAAATCTTTTACCAAAATGGTTGGAGCAGGCAAGGGAGAGAGAACAAAAATGGAATAATGAAAACGTCTCTGCCTCGGCTCAGTAG